The following DNA comes from Cryobacterium psychrophilum.
AACGAACAGCGTGTCCAGGGTCACCCCACCGGCCTGGCCGGTCACGACCTCGGCGAGCCCCAGGGCGAGCGAAAGCGACGCCAGGAAGGTCTCCCCGCCGGAGAGTGAGTGGGTGGCGCGCGCCCGTCCGGTGTGCTCGTCTCGAATGGCAAGCCCCAAACCGGACTGCCCACCGCGGTACTCCGCGGAGTCGTCGTGCTCGAGCGTGTAGCGACCGCTCGTCATGGTGCGCAGGCGAGTATTGGCCGCTGCCACGATCTGCTCGAGCTCGGCGGCGAGCACGTAGGTTTCGAGCCGCATCCGCTTGGTGTTCGGCTCCTCCCCGTGCACAACATCGGCGAGTTGGCGCACCTGATTATGTCGACTGATCACCTCAGCAGACGCCGCAAATTGCGTTGTGACGTCGGCCACGAGCCGACCAAGCTGCCCGGTTCGCTCGGCGAGCGAACTGTGCACCCTGAAGGCGGCATCGCGGGCAGAACCGGCCTGCTGGAGAGCCAGCGCGAAGGGCTCTCGGTCGACGGGCTCGGTCGGCAGACCCGCGAGCTCCGGGTCCGTGGAGGCCGCCCGCGCAGCAGCCAGCGCATCGTCGTAGTCGCGCACTTCCGTTTCGACCTCACGAATGCGAGCGTCGTCCAGGCGCGCGTCAACGGCATCCGCTTCGTCGGTGAATCCCTCCCGGTCGGTTTCGGAGCGGAGAGCAGCGACGGCGGCATCACGGCTGGCCTCCCGCTCTCGACTCAGCGCGAGTGCAGCGTGCAGCGCTCGCGCGGCGTCGAGCTCCCGCTGAAGTTCGTTCATTTGCGCACCGATGCTGGCGAAGCCAGCATGGTGGGCGGAAACTCGCGCCCGAAGCAGATCTCGGTTGGCCGTGCGTTCCCCATGGGTTGCGGCAACGGCGTCTCGCTCGGCGCGGATATTGACGAGGCCGGCTTGCTCGCTCGCGAGTTCTTCTCGATGCTGCGCGAGCTCGAGCGCCAGGCGTCCCAGTTGCTCCGACGCGCCGCGGATTGCGCGGAGAACCTCTTCCGCGCTCTCAACCTCGAGCCGCAGCTCCCCCACGCCTCGGTTGGAGGCGAGGGCCTTCACCTCAGCGAGCCGGGCTGAGGCAGCGCTCACGAGCCCGTGGGCTGCGGTCAGCGACTCCTGCCGCTCAAGCATGACCGTGCGGGAGCGCTCGAGATCGAGTTCGGTGACGGGCTCCGCCTCGACGGTTGCCGGGTTGGGGTGCTCCGGTGACCCGCATACCGAGCACGGAGTCCCGTCGAGAAGCTGGCTGGCCAGTTCTTGGGCATGGCCGGCGAACCTGCGGGCCAGAAGCGCCTCGTACGAGAGCGCGGCGGCGGTGTTCTCTCGGCTTCGCTCGAGCAGGGCGTCGCTCGCTAGATCCGCCGTGCGCTGACACGCGACGACGTCTTCCGCGGCCTGGAGCGCCGCGCGTACGCGTATTCGCTCGGCATCGGCCTGTTTCTCCCCGGCGGCGGCCACGGCGACCATCGAGTGGTTCGCGGCCAGCTTCTCGATCTCCGTGGGAAGCACGTCGAGGCGCGCCTCGGCCGCAGCCAAAGCCGTCGTGCTGCTTACGAGCGAGGCAGCGAGTGCCCCGACCTCGCTGTCGAGCCCGGGGAGCTGCTCCTCATCGAGCAGCGCGGCACCGAGCGCCCCCAGGCGGCCGAGCAACTCGTCAATCGACTTCTGCAAGACCACGCCTTCGGCGACTCCCGGCCCGTCCGTGGACACGGCGTTCATGTGCTCGCTCGTCGACCGACGCAGGTCCAGCCAGCACGCACGGGCATCCGCTTCGCCCGCGTTTGCGGCGGCGGCGTTGACCTCGGCCGCTCGGCTGCTGCGAATCTGGGGCCACACTCGAGCGGCCCGGACGGCTCGATTCAGCACCGCACGAAGCTGGGTCACCTGACGGTGCTGTTCGTCAAGGACCAGGAGTTTCGCTGCCGCTGCCGCTCGTCGGCCCTGGCGGCGTGCGGTCTCGGCGGCGTCATTGTCCTCTGCTGCTGCGCGGGTCAGCGCCTCAGCAGCACTCTCGACGTGGACGGCGGCCTGGTCCAGTTCGTCCCGAAGGCGGGAGAGGGCTGTGGTGAACCAGGCCAAGTCGGGATTGGTCACGCCATCGACCAGCCGCAGCTGATGCGCTGCGGCCGCAGCATGCTCGGCGATGGCGCGTTGTACGGCACCCAGCTCGTCATCGAGCCCTTTACGCCTCAGGATGAGGTCCGTTTCGAGTTGTGCGAACCGGCTTGACCCGCACAGGTTGCGCAGCACCTCGCGGCGCTCCTCGGTCTTGGCCAGGAGAAAGCGCTGGAATCGGTTCTGGGCGAGCAGGATCACCTGCAGGAACTGGTCCTGCTTGAGCGGAAGAATTGCCGCGAGTTCCTGGCCGACGGCACCCGGCTTCGCCGCGATTCCCCGCCACCCGTCACGGTTTTTGATCTGCAGGATGGCGGTGGGCGCGGCGGTGGTCATGCCGGAGCCGTTCTTCTTGGCCCGCTCATACTGGGGAGTACGCAGCAGTCGATAGTCGGTGTCGTTGATGGCGAAGTCGAGTTCAACGTAGGTGGGATCGGTCGCAGCGCAATGATCGCTCCGTAGCTGCTGTTCACTGCCGGAGAAGCGCGGCACCTGCCCATAGAGCGCAAAACAGATGGCGTCGAGAATGCTGGACTTGCCGGCGCCGGTCTTGCCCGTGATGAGGAAGATACCGTCGGCATCGAAGGCCTCGAAGTCCACGAACTGCTCGGACTTGAACGGCCCGAATCCGGCGAGCCTCAGTTTCTTGATCTTCATGAGTTGGCCTCTCGTGCGCCCTGCTCGGCGAAGAGCTCGGAGATGAGTGCGGTCTCGAACCCCGTCGGTCCTTCGCCATTGCGCACGAACGACAAGAAACCCGCCACGATCTCGGGATCTGTTCTCGCGGCCCGCAACCGTTCGGCGTAGGTCGCATTCTCGGGCGTCACCGTGCGGGCGGGTCGGTGCTCAAGTGTGATGCAGTGAGGAAAGCGTTCCTGCAGGCTACGCATGCTATCGAGGGGGCGCACCTGATCGGTGAGAATCGCCTTCACCCAATCCTGTTCCCGCTCCGCATATCGCTCGTCGGTGAGCAGGTCCTGCAGCGTCCCTTCCAGCACTGTGAGCCGGCGGGGCACGGGAAGATGGACCCACTCGACCGCCAGCTGATTTCCGTCGCCCGCGGCGTCCACTGCCGAAGCCAGCAGCTCGACGAGCCAGGCGCCACGAGGCTTGCCGGCTTCCGCGAAGGAATAGTGCAGTGGCGCGCCGGAATAACGCACTCGATCGCTCAGTCGTGCCCGGCCGTGAATATGACCGAGAGCCACGTAGTCTGGCCCATCGAAGACCTCAAGGGGTACGACGTCGAGTCCCCCCACCGTGATGTCACGCTCCACCGTGCTCGCCTCCGCTGCGGCCGCGACTCCCGCCACAAAGCAATGCGAGAGCACAACGCTGCGCCCGCCCCTGGCCTGCAAATCCAGCCGGATGCGGTCCATGGCGAAGCGGAGTGCCTGCTCGTGAGTCTTCAGTTCGACGTCGGGGTAAAAATGCCGAATGAGCGCGGGTTCAAGATAGGGAATGCCGTAGAAGTGCACAGGGCCGTCGTCGTCGTGGATCGTCACGGGCGCGAGGTATTCGTCGTGCCGCGTTACGACGTGAATGCCGGCCAGGCTCGCCCACTCTGCCTGGAATCCCAGCCGCGCGGCGGAATCGTGGTTTCCGCTGGTCATCACGACCGCGGCCCCCGCGTCCTTGATGTCACGCAGAACCCGCGTGAGCACGGCGTAGCTCTCTTTAGAGGGCATGGCGTTATCGAAGATGTCCCCGGCGACG
Coding sequences within:
- a CDS encoding AAA family ATPase; this translates as MKIKKLRLAGFGPFKSEQFVDFEAFDADGIFLITGKTGAGKSSILDAICFALYGQVPRFSGSEQQLRSDHCAATDPTYVELDFAINDTDYRLLRTPQYERAKKNGSGMTTAAPTAILQIKNRDGWRGIAAKPGAVGQELAAILPLKQDQFLQVILLAQNRFQRFLLAKTEERREVLRNLCGSSRFAQLETDLILRRKGLDDELGAVQRAIAEHAAAAAHQLRLVDGVTNPDLAWFTTALSRLRDELDQAAVHVESAAEALTRAAAEDNDAAETARRQGRRAAAAAKLLVLDEQHRQVTQLRAVLNRAVRAARVWPQIRSSRAAEVNAAAANAGEADARACWLDLRRSTSEHMNAVSTDGPGVAEGVVLQKSIDELLGRLGALGAALLDEEQLPGLDSEVGALAASLVSSTTALAAAEARLDVLPTEIEKLAANHSMVAVAAAGEKQADAERIRVRAALQAAEDVVACQRTADLASDALLERSRENTAAALSYEALLARRFAGHAQELASQLLDGTPCSVCGSPEHPNPATVEAEPVTELDLERSRTVMLERQESLTAAHGLVSAASARLAEVKALASNRGVGELRLEVESAEEVLRAIRGASEQLGRLALELAQHREELASEQAGLVNIRAERDAVAATHGERTANRDLLRARVSAHHAGFASIGAQMNELQRELDAARALHAALALSREREASRDAAVAALRSETDREGFTDEADAVDARLDDARIREVETEVRDYDDALAAARAASTDPELAGLPTEPVDREPFALALQQAGSARDAAFRVHSSLAERTGQLGRLVADVTTQFAASAEVISRHNQVRQLADVVHGEEPNTKRMRLETYVLAAELEQIVAAANTRLRTMTSGRYTLEHDDSAEYRGGQSGLGLAIRDEHTGRARATHSLSGGETFLASLSLALGLAEVVTGQAGGVTLDTLFVDEGFGSLDAETLETAMGTLDALRAGGRTVGLISHVESMKEQVPASLNVVVTDAGPSAIAQENHR
- a CDS encoding exonuclease SbcCD subunit D translates to MKILHTSDWHIGRTFHTHSTLDNLNTVLSALVAVVRDRGVDVVAVAGDIFDNAMPSKESYAVLTRVLRDIKDAGAAVVMTSGNHDSAARLGFQAEWASLAGIHVVTRHDEYLAPVTIHDDDGPVHFYGIPYLEPALIRHFYPDVELKTHEQALRFAMDRIRLDLQARGGRSVVLSHCFVAGVAAAAEASTVERDITVGGLDVVPLEVFDGPDYVALGHIHGRARLSDRVRYSGAPLHYSFAEAGKPRGAWLVELLASAVDAAGDGNQLAVEWVHLPVPRRLTVLEGTLQDLLTDERYAEREQDWVKAILTDQVRPLDSMRSLQERFPHCITLEHRPARTVTPENATYAERLRAARTDPEIVAGFLSFVRNGEGPTGFETALISELFAEQGAREANS